In a genomic window of Azospirillum baldaniorum:
- a CDS encoding NapC/NirT family cytochrome c, with the protein MKGLLSFAGRFWRVFSRPSVHFSLGFLTLGGFLAGVMFWGGFNTALEVTNKEAFCISCHEMKNNPYEELKQTIHFTNRSGVRATCPDCHVPHDWTHKIGRKMQASKEVWGKIFGTIDTREKFLDKRLELATHEWDRLKSNNSLECRNCHSAESMDITRQNPRAAKMHETYLFTGERTCIDCHKGIAHRLPDMKGVEPGWTGTVSAK; encoded by the coding sequence ATGAAGGGCCTTCTGAGCTTCGCCGGACGCTTCTGGCGCGTCTTCTCGCGGCCCAGCGTGCATTTCAGCCTGGGCTTCCTGACGCTGGGCGGCTTCCTGGCCGGCGTGATGTTCTGGGGCGGCTTCAACACCGCCCTGGAGGTCACCAACAAGGAGGCCTTCTGCATCTCCTGCCACGAGATGAAGAACAACCCCTACGAGGAGCTGAAGCAGACCATCCACTTCACCAACCGCTCCGGCGTGCGCGCCACCTGCCCGGACTGCCACGTCCCGCACGACTGGACGCACAAGATCGGGCGCAAGATGCAGGCATCGAAGGAGGTCTGGGGCAAGATCTTCGGCACCATCGACACCCGCGAGAAGTTCCTGGACAAGCGGCTGGAGTTGGCCACCCACGAATGGGACCGGCTGAAATCCAACAACTCTTTGGAATGCCGCAACTGCCACAGCGCGGAGTCCATGGACATCACCCGCCAGAACCCGCGGGCGGCCAAGATGCACGAGACCTACCTGTTCACCGGCGAGCGGACCTGCATCGACTGCCACAAGGGCATTGCCCACCGGCTTCCCGACATGAAGGGTGTCGAGCCCGGCTGGACCGGAACAGTGTCGGCGAAGTAA